Proteins encoded by one window of Seriola aureovittata isolate HTS-2021-v1 ecotype China chromosome 4, ASM2101889v1, whole genome shotgun sequence:
- the LOC130168062 gene encoding extracellular calcium-sensing receptor-like translates to MIGGAFSIHSKITQPPLSFTEKPTRLTCSSVNLREFRFAQTMIFAIEEINKSDFLLPNVSIGYRIYDNCGSTLSSMRAVMALINGDEWTVGKSCSGQSAVHAIIGESESSSTIVLSRTTGPFQIPVISHSATCECLSSRKEYPSFFRTIASDLYQSQALAQLVKHFGWTWVGAVNSDSDYGNNGMAIFLAAAQEEGVCVEYTEKFHRAEPEKLMKVVEVIRKSSARVIVGFLAHVEMNNLLEQLSLHNITGRQFIGVEAWITADSLVTPTSFSVLGGSLGFAVQKANISGLNDFLIKDFWERDFKCNEANRDSMTETAPCKENNNVIELKDYNDDVTELRYSSNIYKAIYAVAYSLHSILKCSYSQGCDKTVEVTPWQVVQSLKQVNFTIKNGDRVWFDSTGAAVARYEVVNWQRGSAGSVHFKPVGYYDASLPPGQKFVLKTEAIMWPGGNTELPVSVCSESCRPGTHKVLQKGKPVCCYNCIPCAEGEISNITDSNGCKKCPEEYWSNQNRDSCILKNVEFLSFTEVMGKILVFFTLFGLLLTLIVATLFLINKDTPLVKANNSELSFLLLFSLTLCFLCSLTFIGRPSEWSCMLRHTAFGITFVLCISCILGKTIVVLMAFRATLPGSNVMKWFGPAQQRLSVVAFTLIQVLICILWLTINPPFPFKNMSHYKEKIILECALGSAVGFWAVLGYIGLLAMLCFVLAFLARKLPDNFNEAKFITFSMLIFCAVWITFIPAYVSSPGKFTVAVEIFAILASSYGILFCIFAPKCVIIVLKPELNTKKNLMGKT, encoded by the exons ATGATTGGGGGAGCCTTTTCCATCCACAGCAAAATCACACAACCTCCACTTTCCTTTACAGAGAAACCAACACGCCTCACATGTTCCAG TGTCAACCTCAGGGAGTTTCGATTTGCCCAGACCATGATTTTTGCAATCGAAGAAATTAACAAAAGTGACTTCCTTCTTCCCAATGTTTCTATTGGGTACCGTATTTATGACAACTGTGGCTCAACATTATCCTCAATGCGTGCTGTGATGGCCTTGATAAACGGTGATGAGTGGACTGTGGGAAAGAGCTGCTCCGGTCAATCAGCTGTTCATGCTATTATCGGGGAGTCTGAGTCCTCTTCAACCATTGTGTTGTCACGCACCACAGGACCATTCCAAATACCAGTG aTAAGTCATTCAGCTACTTGTGAGTGTTTGAGCAGCAGGAAGGAGTATCCCTCTTTTTTTCGAACGATCGCTAGTGACCTCTACCAAAGCCAAGCCCTCGCCCAGCTGGTCAAGCACTTTGGCTGGACCTGGGTCGGGGCAGTCAACAGCGACAGTGACTATGGTAACAATGGCATGGCAATCTTCCTTGCTGCTGCCCaagaggaaggtgtgtgtgtggagtatACAGAGAAATTTCACAGGGCTGAACCAGAAAAACTCATGAAAGTGGTAGAGGTGATCCGTAAGAGCTCTGCCCGGGTAATTGTGGGTTTCCTAGCCCATGTCGAGATGAACAACCTTCTAGAGCAGTTGAGTCTGCACAACATCACAGGCCGACAGTTCATTGGTGTGGAGGCCTGGATCACCGCTGACAGCCTTGTGACTCCTACCAGCTTTAGTGTGCTGGGAGGTTCACTGGGCTTTGCTGTGCAAAAAGCCAATATCAGTGGCCTGAATGATTTCTTAATCAAAGATTTCTGGGAGAGAGATTTTAAGTGCAATGAAGCAAACAGGGACAGCATGACAGAAACAGCACCttgcaaagaaaacaacaatgtaaTTGAGCTAAAAGATTACAATGATGATGTGACAGAGCTGAGATACTCCAGCAACATCTACAAAGCCATCTATGCTGTGGCCTACTCTCTGCACAGCATACTGAAGTGCTCATATAGTCAGGGATGTGACAAGACGGTGGAGGTTACTCCCTGGCAG GTAGTGCAGTCTCTAAAGCAAGTGAACTTTACAATTAAGAATGGGGACCGGGTGTGGTTTGACAGCACTGGAGCAGCCGTGGCCCGGTATGAGGTGGTGAACTGGCAGCGTGGATCAGCCGGGTCGGTCCACTTCAAACCAGTCGGTTACTATGACGCCTCCCTGCCTCCAGGACAGAAGTTTGTCCTCAAGACTGAAGCCATAATGTGGCctggaggaaacactgag CTGCCTGTGTCAGTGTGCAGTGAGAGCTGTCGCCCAGGAACTCATAAAGtccttcaaaaaggaaaacctgTCTGCTGCTACAACTGTATACCATGTGCAGAGGGAGAAATCAGCAACATCACAG ATTCTAATGGATGCAAAAAGTGTCCTGAAGAGTATTGGTCCAATCAAAACAGAGATTCGTGTATTCTGAAAAATGTTGAGTTCCTCTCTTTCACGGAGGTTATGGGTAAAATActtgtgtttttcactttgtttggtTTACTCCTTACCTTAATTGTGGCCACTTTATTCTTGATCAATAAGGACACTCCCTTGGTAAAGGCCAACAACTCTGAGCTgagcttcctgctgctcttctccttgaccctgtgtttcctgtgttctctGACCTTCATCGGCCGGCCCTCTGAGTGGTCCTGCATGCTGCGACACACTGCGTTCGGTATCACCTTTGTCCTCTGTATCTCTTGTATTCTTGGGAAAACTATAGTGGTGTTGATGGCCTTCAGAGCTACACTTCCAGGCAGTAATGTAATGAAGTGGTTTGGGCCTGCACAGCAGAGACTCAGCGTTGTGGCTTTCACTCTCATACAGGTTTTAATTTGTATACTTTGGCTGACTATCAACCCTCCATTCCCCTTCAAAAATATGAGCCACTATAAGGAGAAGATTATACTCGAGTGTGCTTTAGGCTCAGCTGTAGGCTTCTGGGCTGTGTTGGGATACATAGGGCTCTTAGCTATGTTATGTTTTGTGCTCGCTTTTCTGGCTCGAAAGCTGCCTGACAATTTCAATGAAGCTAAATTTATCACCTTCAGCATGTTGATATTCTGTGCAGTCTGGATCACCTTTATCCCAGCATATGTCAGCTCTCCTGGGAAGTTCACTGTGGCTGTGGAGATATTTGCTATTCTGGCTTCCAGTTATGGGATACTTTTCTGTATATTTGCACCGAAATGCGTCATTATTGTACTCAAACCTGAGttgaacacaaagaaaaatctgatgGGGAAAACCTGA
- the LOC130168051 gene encoding extracellular calcium-sensing receptor-like encodes MLGSPEFPVLSKGGDFTIGGAFSIHSQITKPPLSFTDTPEPLICSRINFREFHFAQTMIFAIEEINNSSSLLPNISIGYKVFDSCGSTLPATRAVMGLMNGEERILGKNCSSQSSVHAIIGASESSSTIVMLRISGIFQIPVISHFATCACLSNRKEYPSFFRTIPSDYYQSRALAKLVKHLGWTWVGAVRSDNDYGNNGMATFITAASQEGVCIEYSEAISRTDPSEQISRVVRVIRSGTAKVLVAFLSQSEMNILLEEAVKHNMTGLQWVGSESWITAGHLANKKYSAILMGSLGFTIRKTRITGLQKFLLQVNPRQDPQSNVLREFWEATFGCSFQSSLHGQTQCSGSERLEDINNPFTDVSELRISNNVYKAVYAVAHAMHSMFKCGQSGEESCIWKDHLEPKQIVEHLQGVNFTLQSGERVYFDGNGDPAATYELVNWQKNQAGDTVFVAVGSYDASLPNGKQFTMNGINIIWADGSFKRPHSVCSESCLPGFRQAVIKGKPICCFSCIACAAGEISNSSNTVECSRCPLEYWSNEDHNQCVPMVIEFLSYGETMGALLTTFSLFGASLTLVVSCVFFWFRHTPLVKASNSELSFLLLFSLTLCFLCSLTFIGRPTEWSCMLRHTSFGITFALCMSCILAKTIAVVMAFNAKRPANTVPQCSVPLQRTSVLSCTLLQVLICVLWLTLAPPFPYKNTAHATERIILECDLGSPVAFWAVLGYIGLLALLCFILAFLARKLPDNFNEAKFITFSMLIFCAVWATFIPAYVSSPGKFTVAVEIFAILASSFGLLFCIYAPKCYILLLKPERNTKKHMMERNQSRPL; translated from the exons ATGCTGGGCAGCCCAGAGTTTCCTGTGTTATCTAAGGGAGGTGATTTCACTATTGGAGGAGCATTCTCCATCCATAGCCAAATCACAAAGCCTCCACTCTCCTTCACAGACACTCCAGAGCCTCTCATATGCTCCAG GATAAATTTCAGAGAATTTCATTTTGCCCAAACAATGATTTTTGCCATTGAGGAGATCAATAATAGCAGCTCTCTACTGCCTAATATCTCAATTGGTTATAAAGTATTTGACAGCTGTGGTTCAACACTGCCTGCAACACGTGCAGTGATGGGTCTGATGAATGGAGAGGAAAGGATTTTGGGAAAAAACTGCTCCAGCCAGTCATCCGTTCACGCCATCATCGGAGCATCTGAGTCCTCCTCTACTATTGTGATGCTACGCATTTCAGGGATTTTCCAAATACCAGTG ATAAGCCACTTTGCCACATGTGCTTGTCTGAGTAACAGAAAGGAGTATCCCTCCTTCTTCAGAACCATCCCCAGTGACTACTACCAGAGCAGAGCCCTGGCAAAACTGGTGAAGCACCTTGGCTGGACGTGGGTCGGAGCGGTTCGCAGTGACAATGACTATGGTAACAATGGCATGGCAACATTTATCACGGCTGCAAGCCAGGAAGGAGTTTGTATTGAGTACTCAGAGGCCATATCAAGAACTGACCCCAGTGAGCAGATTTCCAGGGTGGTCAGAGTGATCCGTAGTGGTACTGCAAAAGTCTTAGTAGCCTTCCTTTCGCAGAGTGAGATGAACATTCTGCTTGAGGAAGCTGTCAAGCATAACATGACTGGGTTGCAGTGGGTTGGCAGTGAATCCTGGATTACAGCAGGTCATTTGGCCAATAAGAAGTACTCTGCCATCCTGATGGGGTCTCTGGGCTTCACCATTAGAAAGACAAGGATCACAGGCCTGCAAAAGTTTCTTTTACAGGTTAACCCACGTCAGGACCCTCAGAGTAATGTGCTGAGAGAGTTCTGGGAAGCAACCTTTGGCTGCAGTTTCCAATCCAGTCTGCATGGACAGACCCAGTGCTCTGGCTCTGAGAGGCTAGAGGACATAAACAATCCTTTCACAGATGTGTCAGAGCTAAGGATATCTAACAATGTCTATAAGGCTGTGTATGCTGTGGCTCATGCCATGCATAGCATGTTTAAATGTGGACAGAGTGGTGAAGAGTCCTGTATATGGAAAGATCATTTAGAGCCAAAACAG ATTGTGGAACATCTACAAGGTGTGAATTTTACTCTTCAGTCAGGAGAGAGAGTGTATTTTGATGGAAATGGAGACCCTGCAGCGACGTACGAGCTGGTAAACTGGCAGAAAAACCAAGCAggagacactgtgtttgtggctgtgggGAGCTATGATGCTTCACTGCCAAATGGAAAACAGTTTACCATGAATGGAATAAACATAATATGGGCTGATGGATCCtttaag AGGCCTCATTCTGTCTGTAGTGAGAGTTGTCTGCCAGGTTTCCGGCAGGCTGTGATTAAAGGCAAACCCATCTGCTGTTTCTCCTGCATCGCCTGTGCTGCTGGGGAGATCAGCAACTCCAGCA ATACAGTAGAGTGTTCACGGTGTCCACTGGAGTACTGGTCAAATGAAGATCACAACCAGTGTGTCCCAATGGTGATCGAGTTCCTGTCTTATGGAGAAACCATGGGGGCTCTCCTCACTACCTTCTCATTATTTGGAGCAAGTTTAACGCTAGTGGTATcgtgtgttttcttttggtttcGTCACACACCTCTTGTCAAAGCCAGTAACTCTGAGCTgagcttcctgctgctcttctccctgaccctgtgtttcctgtgttctctGACCTTCATCGGCCGCCCCACTGAGTGGTCGTGCATGCTGCGACACACTTCATTCGGCATCACCTTTGCCTTGTGCATGTCTTGTATCTTGGCTAAAACCATAGCTGTGGTGATGGCCTTTAATGCTAAAAGGCCAGCAAACACAGTTCCTCAGTGTTCTGTTCCGCTTCAGAGAACAAGTGTTCTCAGCTGTACTTTACTGcaggttttaatttgtgtgcTGTGGTTAACTCTTGCCCCACCATTCCCCtacaaaaacacagctcatgCCACTGAAAGGATTATTCTAGAGTGTGATTTAGGTTCACCTGTAGCCTTCTGGGCTGTGTTGGGGTATATAGGACTCCTGGCTTTGCTATGCTTCATCCTTGCTTTTCTGGCTCGAAAGCTGCCTGATAATTTCAATGAAGCCAAATTCATCACCTTCAGCATGTTGATATTCTGCGCAGTCTGGGCCACTTTTATCCCAGCGTATGTCAGCTCTCCTGGGAAGTTCACTGTGGCTGTGGAGATATTTGCAATTCTGGCCTCAAGCTTTGGTTTGCTTTTCTGTATATATGCTccaaaatgttatattttactACTGAAACCAGAGAGGAATACTAAAAAGCATATGATGGAGAGAAACCAGTCAAGACCCCTCTAA
- the LOC130168052 gene encoding extracellular calcium-sensing receptor-like, translated as MLGSPEFPVLSKGGDFTIGGAFSIHSQITKPPLSFTDTPEPLICSRINFREFHFAQTMIFAIEEINNSSSLLPNISIGYKVFDSCGSALPATRAVMGLMNGEERILGKNCSSQSSVHAIIGASESSSTIVMLRILGIFQIPVISHFATCACLSNRKEYPSFFRTIPSDYYQSRALAKLVKHFGWTWVGAVRSDTDYGNNGMATFITAASQEGVCIEYSEAISRTDPSEQISRVVRVIRSGTAKVLVAFLSQSEMNILLEEAVKHNMTGLQWVGSESWITAGHLANKKYSAILMGSLGFTIRKTRITGLQKFLLQVNPRQDPQSNVLREFWEATFGCSFQSSLHGQTQCSGSERLEDINNPFTDVSELRISNNVYKAVYAVAHAMHSMFKCGQSGEESCIWKDHLEPKQIVEHLQGVNFTLQSGERVYFDGNGDPAATYELVNWQKNQAGDTVFVAVGSYDASLPNGKQFTMNGINIIWADGSFKRPHSVCSESCLPGFRQAVIKGKPICCFSCIACAAGEISNSSNTVECSRCPLEYWSNEDHNQCVPMVIEFLSYGETMGALLTTFSLFGASLTLVVSCVFFWFRHTPLVKASNSELSFLLLFSLTLCFLCSLTFIGRPTEWSCMLRHTSFGITFALCMSCILAKTIAVVMAFNAKRPANTVPQCSVPLQRTSVLSCTLLQVLICVLWLTLAPPFPYKNTAHATERIILECDLGSPAAFWAVLGYIGLLALLCFILAFLARKLPDNFNEAKFITFSMLIFCAVWATFIPAYVSSPGKFTVAVEIFAILASSFGLLFCIYAPKCYILLLKPERNTKKHMMERNQSKPL; from the exons ATGCTGGGCAGCCCAGAGTTTCCTGTGTTATCTAAGGGAGGTGATTTCACTATTGGAGGAGCATTCTCCATCCATAGCCAAATCACAAAGCCTCCACTCTCCTTCACAGACACTCCAGAGCCTCTCATATGCTCCAG GATAAATTTCAGAGAATTTCATTTTGCCCAAACAATGATTTTTGCCATTGAGGAGATCAATAATAGCAGCTCTCTACTGCCTAATATCTCAATTGGTTATAAAGTATTTGACAGCTGTGGTTCAGCACTGCCTGCAACACGTGCAGTGATGGGTCTGATGAATGGAGAGGAAAGGATTTTGGGAAAAAACTGCTCCAGCCAGTCATCCGTTCACGCCATCATCGGAGCATCTGAGTCCTCCTCTACTATTGTGATGCTACGCATTTTAGGGATTTTCCAAATACCAGTG ATAAGCCACTTTGCCACATGTGCTTGTCTGAGTAACAGAAAGGAGTATCCCTCCTTCTTCAGAACCATCCCCAGTGACTACTACCAGAGCAGAGCCCTGGCAAAACTGGTGAAGCACTTTGGCTGGACGTGGGTCGGAGCGGTTCGAAGTGACACTGACTATGGTAACAATGGCATGGCAACATTTATCACGGCTGCAAGTCAGGAAGGAGTTTGTATTGAGTACTCAGAGGCCATATCAAGAACTGACCCCAGTGAGCAGATTTCCAGAGTGGTCAGAGTGATCCGTAGTGGTACTGCAAAAGTCTTAGTAGCCTTCCTTTCGCAGAGTGAGATGAACATTCTGCTTGAGGAAGCTGTCAAGCATAACATGACTGGGTTGCAGTGGGTTGGCAGTGAATCCTGGATTACAGCAGGTCATTTGGCCAATAAGAAGTACTCTGCCATCCTGATGGGGTCTCTGGGCTTCACCATTAGAAAGACAAGGATCACAGGCCTGCAAAAGTTTCTTTTACAGGTTAACCCACGTCAGGACCCTCAGAGTAATGTGCTGAGAGAGTTCTGGGAAGCAACCTTTGGCTGCAGTTTCCAATCCAGTCTGCATGGACAGACCCAGTGCTCTGGCTCTGAGAGGCTAGAGGACATAAACAATCCTTTCACAGATGTGTCAGAGCTAAGGATATCTAACAATGTCTATAAGGCTGTGTATGCTGTGGCTCATGCCATGCATAGCATGTTTAAATGTGGACAAAGTGGTGAAGAGTCCTGTATATGGAAAGATCATTTAGAGCCAAAACAG ATTGTGGAACATCTACAAGGTGTGAATTTTACTCTTCAGTCAGGAGAGAGAGTGTATTTTGATGGAAATGGAGACCCTGCAGCGACGTACGAGCTGGTAAACTGGCAGAAAAACCAAGCAggagacactgtgtttgtggctgtgggGAGCTATGATGCTTCACTGCCAAATGGAAAACAGTTTACCATGAATGGAATAAACATAATATGGGCTGATGGATCCtttaag AGGCCTCATTCTGTCTGTAGTGAGAGTTGTCTGCCAGGTTTCCGGCAGGCTGTGATTAAAGGCAAACCCATCTGCTGTTTCTCCTGCATCGCCTGTGCTGCTGGGGAGATCAGCAACTCCAGCA ATACAGTAGAGTGTTCACGGTGTCCACTGGAGTACTGGTCAAATGAAGATCACAACCAGTGTGTCCCAATGGTGATCGAGTTCCTGTCTTATGGAGAAACCATGGGGGCTCTCCTCACTACCTTCTCATTATTTGGAGCAAGTTTAACGCTAGTGGTATcgtgtgttttcttttggtttcGTCACACACCTCTTGTCAAAGCCAGTAACTCTGAGTTgagcttcctgctgctcttctccctgaccctgtgtttcctgtgttctctGACCTTCATCGGCCGCCCCACTGAGTGGTCGTGCATGCTGCGACACACTTCATTCGGCATCACCTTTGCCTTGTGCATGTCTTGTATCTTGGCTAAAACCATAGCTGTGGTGATGGCCTTTAATGCTAAAAGGCCAGCAAACACAGTTCCTCAGTGTTCTGTTCCGCTTCAGAGAACAAGTGTTCTCAGCTGTACTTTACTGcaagttttaatttgtgtgcTGTGGTTAACTCTTGCCCCACCATTCCCCtacaaaaacacagctcatgCCACTGAAAGGATTATTCTAGAGTGTGATTTAGGTTCACCTGCAGCCTTCTGGGCTGTGTTGGGGTATATAGGACTCCTGGCTTTGCTATGCTTCATCCTTGCTTTTCTGGCTCGAAAGCTGCCTGATAATTTCAATGAAGCCAAATTCATCACCTTCAGCATGTTGATATTCTGCGCAGTCTGGGCCACTTTTATCCCAGCGTATGTCAGCTCTCCTGGGAAGTTCACTGTGGCTGTGGAGATATTTGCTATTCTGGCCTCAAGCTTTGGTTTGCTTTTCTGTATATATGCTccaaaatgttatattttactACTGAAACCAGAGAGGAATACTAAAAAGCATATGATGGAGAGAAACCAGTCAAAACCCCTCTAA